One Solanum stenotomum isolate F172 unplaced genomic scaffold, ASM1918654v1 scaffold10327, whole genome shotgun sequence DNA window includes the following coding sequences:
- the LOC125849758 gene encoding phenylacetaldehyde reductase-like, whose protein sequence is MATKTVCVTGASGYIASWLVKFLLQRGYTVKATVRDPNDQKKVDHLTSLDGAKERLHLFKADLLEKGSFDAVVEGCEGVFHTASPFYLVVKDPQTEMIDPALKGTLNVLESVAKTPSVRRVVLTSSVAAVAFNGKPRTPEVVVDETWWSDPDFCRESQLWYVLSKTLAEDAAWKFVKEKAFDMVTINPAMVIGSLLQPTLNTSAAAILQLLNGSETYPNSTFGWVHVKDVALAHILAFENPSANGRYLMVESVAHYSEIVKILRELYPTMKLPEKCADDKPFTPTYQVNVERAKELGIKFIPLAESLKETAESLKEKKFY, encoded by the exons ATGGCGACGAAAACAGTGTGTGTAACAGGAGCTTCAGGCTACATAGCTTCATGGCTAGTCAAATTTTTGCTGCAGCGTGGTTATACTGTTAAAGCCACTGTTCGCGATCCCA ATGATCAAAAAAAGGTAGATCACTTGACATCCCTGGATGGAGCTAAGGAGAGACTCCACTTGTTCAAAGCAGACCTACTGGAAAAAGGTTCCTTTGATGCTGTTGTTGAGGGGTGTGAAGGCGTATTTCATACAGCATCTCCTTTTTACCTTGTAGTCAAGGATCCACAG ACGGAGATGATTGATCCTGCACTGAAAGGGACACTTAATGTTCTTGAATCAGTTGCGAAGACACCATCTGTTAGAAGAGTGGTTTTGACATCATCTGTTGCAGCAGTTGCTTTCAATGGCAAGCCAAGAACCCCTGAAGTGGTGGTTGATGAAACATGGTGGTCAGATCCTGACTTTTGCAGAGAATCACAG CTCTGGTATGTGCTTTCGAAGACATTAGCTGAGGATGCTGCGTGGAAGTTTGTGAAAGAGAAAGCTTTCGATATGGTTACAATAAACCCTGCAATGGTTATAGGCAGTTTGTTACAACCAACACTTAATACAAGTGCTGCTGCCATCTTACAATTGCTAAATG GTTCTGAAACATACCCAAATTCTACATTTGGTTGGGTTCATGTGAAAGATGTTGCCCTCGCGCATATTCTGGCATTTGAAAACCCTTCAGCTAATGGTAGATATTTAATGGTGGAGTCAGTTGCACACTACTCTGAGATAGTAAAGATATTACGCGAGCTTTACCCTACAATGAAGCTTCCAGAAAA GTGTGCTGATGATAAGCCATTTACGCCAACGTACCAGGTTAACGTTGAAAGAGCAAAAGAATTGGGTATTAAATTCATTCCCTTGGCTGAAAGCCTCAAGGAAACTGCTGAAAGCTTGAAAGAGAAGAAGTTTTACTGA